In one window of Nocardia brasiliensis DNA:
- a CDS encoding BTAD domain-containing putative transcriptional regulator — MTEPQVQVFGPLQVSLGGRTARIGAARQRAVLGRLVLAGGQAIGTDRLVEDVWEGDPPSHAPAVLQVQIHNLRRVLEPARRPRTAARILVSEGGGYALRLAPGSVDAWRFEEQMRQYEQRVHDPADRPGPLERYRLLDAALDCWHGAAFESFSGASWAVAEAARLTDLRITATELRAEAALELGRLGEVVTVLRQQVEENPGREESVRLLAAAQYRLGQQVEALATVRRAREFLRTEFGIDPGPRLRDLESAILKQRVPTEHSATARAMAETPPRGGARAVRTEVVDSGAEPTFYPGQRRALLATAGEARRSGLRMTWLVGAAGSGKTTLVTAMAADLAAQGWITAVGRCPDVDGAPAAWAWAEILVELGGEPSGPAGPADPFTIVRAVTARCRELVPSRPVAIVVEDAQRADEATLQVLRQLANWLQREPILVIATVRDFELSPGLRAAEAALADRAAERVELTGLDLAGTRKVAQDAGLATLDPESLQTLHERTGGNPFFVRELSKRIAALGDSPGLPRNTGLPGNIRAVVIDRIEQLPEGVLAVLQYLAVWGREIDVDTLAQLSGVAEDELVDLIDAAAAAGLSGFDHRGRIALDRALVQDVVYQSIAPLRRGRMHWSALELLEARLDARYAELADAELLARHAAHGATPATAAQALRHVVAVADRYDRAGNAAGAAAQWRSAVELHELAGHARRGARKQDRLALFEALRGLAGALAGDGQLARARPVRGRALALAEELDDQRLVVRALTGRTVPVLRGAWECATSDTRLRSTLESALARTDSSVERAALLVALSTEAADEPAQAAERAAEAARLAHDCGDPELRCAALNALAYTRIGEPDGSGLPMVAEELFDVARGAGLPDYQALAHYFRFLAACRACDPRAASRHAAAALGATPDGRPRPLADVLLAFAAVVEVLRGDLPAAERKYRDFAARMAETGAAHPQGPRLVGALTLGWARGDLSGVAAPLAGLYTAEPDRVAQIYAVALLHAGDRARAREVFRAHPAVRGDRYRPLMSAFRGTAAVALGELDASRELFDTLLPFSGALIGFDTGAAVFGPFDTVLADLADVTGQAATARSLRARAATVLRRVRGALDELVPRPDAGYGGAAEITRPQLAAR, encoded by the coding sequence GCGCATCCTGGTGTCCGAGGGCGGCGGCTACGCGCTGCGGCTGGCTCCGGGCAGTGTGGACGCGTGGCGATTCGAGGAGCAGATGCGCCAGTATGAGCAGCGGGTGCACGACCCGGCCGACCGGCCGGGGCCGCTGGAACGTTATCGACTGCTCGACGCGGCTCTGGATTGCTGGCACGGTGCGGCATTCGAATCCTTTTCCGGTGCGTCGTGGGCCGTCGCGGAGGCCGCCCGGCTCACCGATTTACGGATCACGGCCACCGAACTGCGCGCCGAGGCCGCACTGGAACTCGGCAGGCTCGGCGAGGTGGTCACCGTGCTGCGTCAGCAGGTAGAGGAAAATCCGGGCCGCGAAGAAAGTGTGCGACTACTGGCCGCGGCGCAGTATCGGCTCGGCCAGCAGGTCGAGGCGTTGGCCACAGTTCGGCGCGCCAGGGAATTCCTGCGCACGGAATTCGGGATAGATCCGGGACCGCGGTTGCGGGATCTCGAATCGGCGATCCTGAAACAGCGTGTGCCGACCGAACATTCGGCCACCGCCCGCGCCATGGCCGAGACGCCGCCGCGCGGCGGTGCGCGCGCGGTGCGGACCGAGGTCGTCGATTCGGGTGCGGAGCCGACGTTCTATCCGGGGCAGCGCCGTGCTCTGCTCGCGACGGCAGGGGAGGCGCGCCGGTCCGGGTTGCGGATGACGTGGCTGGTCGGCGCGGCGGGCTCGGGAAAAACAACACTCGTCACGGCGATGGCCGCGGATCTGGCGGCGCAGGGCTGGATCACCGCCGTCGGTCGCTGCCCTGATGTCGACGGCGCGCCGGCGGCTTGGGCCTGGGCCGAGATCCTGGTAGAGCTCGGCGGCGAGCCGTCCGGCCCCGCGGGCCCCGCCGACCCGTTCACCATCGTGCGTGCGGTCACCGCGCGATGCCGCGAACTCGTGCCGAGCAGGCCGGTGGCGATCGTGGTCGAGGATGCCCAGCGGGCCGACGAGGCGACCCTGCAGGTCCTGCGGCAGTTGGCGAATTGGTTGCAGCGGGAACCGATTCTGGTCATCGCCACGGTGCGTGACTTCGAGCTGTCGCCCGGCCTGCGGGCCGCCGAGGCGGCGCTGGCCGACCGCGCGGCCGAACGGGTGGAGTTGACCGGCCTGGATCTGGCGGGGACGCGCAAGGTTGCGCAGGACGCCGGTCTGGCGACGCTCGATCCCGAATCGCTGCAAACGTTGCACGAAAGAACAGGCGGTAATCCGTTCTTCGTCCGGGAGCTGTCGAAGCGAATAGCGGCGCTGGGGGATTCGCCTGGTCTGCCGAGAAACACCGGTCTGCCGGGGAACATCCGCGCCGTGGTGATCGACCGCATCGAACAGCTACCCGAAGGGGTGCTGGCCGTACTGCAGTATCTCGCCGTGTGGGGCAGGGAGATCGATGTCGACACGCTGGCGCAGCTGTCGGGTGTCGCCGAAGACGAGCTGGTGGATCTCATCGACGCGGCGGCGGCGGCCGGGCTGTCCGGCTTCGATCACCGCGGCCGGATCGCGCTGGATCGGGCACTGGTCCAGGACGTGGTGTATCAGAGCATCGCGCCCCTGCGGCGCGGTCGAATGCATTGGAGCGCACTGGAATTGCTGGAGGCGCGGCTCGACGCGCGCTACGCCGAGCTCGCCGACGCGGAGCTGCTCGCCCGGCACGCCGCCCACGGCGCCACCCCGGCGACGGCGGCGCAGGCGCTGCGCCACGTCGTCGCGGTGGCCGACCGATATGACCGCGCGGGTAATGCCGCGGGTGCCGCCGCGCAGTGGCGAAGCGCGGTCGAACTGCACGAACTGGCCGGGCATGCCCGGCGCGGCGCGCGCAAACAGGACCGGCTTGCGCTGTTCGAGGCGCTGCGCGGTCTGGCGGGCGCGTTGGCCGGGGACGGACAGCTCGCTCGCGCGCGTCCGGTGCGCGGCCGTGCGCTCGCGCTCGCCGAGGAACTCGACGACCAGCGCCTGGTGGTCCGTGCGCTCACCGGCCGGACGGTACCGGTCCTGCGTGGTGCGTGGGAGTGCGCTACGAGCGACACCCGGCTGCGGTCCACGCTGGAATCCGCACTGGCGCGCACCGATTCGTCGGTCGAGCGCGCCGCGCTGCTCGTCGCGTTGAGCACGGAGGCGGCCGATGAGCCCGCGCAGGCCGCGGAGCGCGCGGCGGAGGCGGCGCGTCTCGCGCACGATTGCGGCGATCCGGAGCTGCGCTGCGCCGCGTTGAATGCCTTGGCCTACACCCGCATCGGCGAGCCGGACGGTTCCGGCCTGCCCATGGTCGCCGAGGAACTGTTCGACGTCGCGCGCGGCGCGGGTTTGCCGGACTATCAGGCGCTCGCGCACTACTTCCGTTTCCTGGCGGCCTGCCGGGCGTGCGATCCGCGGGCGGCTAGCAGGCATGCCGCCGCCGCGCTCGGCGCCACGCCGGACGGCCGCCCGCGACCACTGGCCGATGTCCTGCTGGCCTTCGCGGCGGTGGTGGAGGTGTTGCGCGGGGATCTGCCTGCGGCGGAACGGAAGTACCGAGACTTCGCGGCTCGGATGGCGGAGACGGGGGCGGCCCATCCGCAGGGCCCGCGGCTGGTCGGCGCGCTCACGCTCGGGTGGGCGCGCGGCGACCTATCCGGTGTGGCGGCGCCGCTGGCCGGGCTGTACACGGCCGAGCCCGACCGGGTCGCGCAGATCTATGCCGTCGCCCTGCTGCACGCCGGTGACCGGGCACGGGCGCGGGAGGTGTTCCGCGCTCACCCGGCGGTGCGCGGCGACCGCTACCGGCCGCTGATGTCCGCCTTCCGCGGCACCGCCGCCGTGGCACTGGGGGAACTCGATGCGTCGCGGGAACTGTTCGACACACTGCTGCCGTTCTCCGGGGCCCTGATCGGATTCGACACCGGCGCGGCGGTATTCGGGCCGTTCGACACGGTGCTCGCGGATCTGGCCGATGTCACCGGGCAGGCGGCGACGGCGCGGTCGCTGCGCGCTCGCGCCGCGACCGTCTTGCGTCGAGTCCGCGGCGCGCTCGATGAACTCGTGCCGCGGCCGGACGCGGGATACGGCGGCGCCGCGGAGATCACGCGACCGCAACTCGCGGCCCGCTGA
- a CDS encoding PP2C family protein-serine/threonine phosphatase translates to MCSAPVSDDTDPEEVRLTGAAWESVSRRGARSLNADAAATHTDPTTARTAFVVADGIGNHLLAVRAARTAATVAARVAADAGARAGILAAQHELLRQFPQSEADSVLVVAVLPAGAGPADIAWVGDCRAYRWNGRVLHQITVDHTVAEFWRIRGHQPPPRLNHLVTTSARTVRPADIGQAGTGASTGRLLLSTDGVHKRLDITTIKVVLAGSASPALAADTLVRSALHAGGTDNTTALVADRR, encoded by the coding sequence ATGTGCTCGGCACCGGTCAGCGACGACACCGACCCCGAGGAGGTCCGCCTCACCGGTGCCGCATGGGAGTCGGTGAGCAGGCGCGGTGCCCGCTCACTCAACGCCGACGCGGCCGCCACCCACACCGACCCGACCACCGCGCGCACCGCGTTCGTCGTGGCCGACGGGATCGGCAACCACCTGCTCGCGGTCCGCGCCGCGCGCACGGCCGCCACCGTCGCGGCCAGGGTCGCCGCCGACGCCGGCGCCCGCGCGGGAATCCTTGCCGCGCAACATGAACTGCTGCGTCAGTTCCCGCAGTCCGAGGCCGACAGCGTGCTGGTCGTCGCGGTGCTGCCCGCCGGCGCGGGCCCGGCCGATATCGCCTGGGTCGGTGACTGCCGCGCCTATCGCTGGAACGGCCGGGTGCTGCACCAGATCACGGTCGATCACACGGTCGCCGAGTTCTGGCGGATCCGCGGACATCAGCCACCACCGCGGCTGAACCATCTGGTGACCACCTCGGCCCGCACCGTCCGCCCCGCCGATATCGGCCAGGCGGGCACCGGCGCGAGTACCGGACGACTACTGCTCAGCACCGACGGCGTGCACAAGCGGCTCGACATCACCACCATCAAGGTGGTCCTGGCGGGCAGCGCCTCCCCCGCGTTGGCCGCCGATACGCTGGTCCGGTCCGCCCTGCACGCGGGCGGTACCGACAACACCACCGCGCTGGTCGCCGACCGCAGGTAG
- a CDS encoding Lrp/AsnC family transcriptional regulator, whose translation MTVPPLDDIDHHLLALVQVDATLSLHELGERVALSPSAVQRRLGRLRAAGVITAQVAVVDPRAVGMALTTVVLVELTEDDAGQYAAFCARMLAEPTVQQCYSTVGQWDYVVVMVTADLADYRRISNRLFVDDKSVQRYETLPTYERVKAQLAVPLSAITSTDIEP comes from the coding sequence GTGACGGTTCCACCCCTCGACGACATAGACCACCACCTGCTCGCCCTGGTACAGGTCGACGCCACCCTGTCGCTGCACGAGCTCGGCGAGCGGGTTGCCCTGTCCCCCAGCGCGGTTCAACGCAGGCTCGGCCGGTTGCGGGCCGCTGGGGTGATCACCGCGCAGGTCGCCGTGGTCGATCCACGCGCGGTCGGCATGGCGCTGACCACCGTGGTGCTGGTCGAACTCACCGAGGACGACGCGGGCCAGTACGCCGCGTTCTGCGCCAGGATGCTCGCCGAACCCACAGTGCAGCAGTGCTATTCGACCGTCGGGCAATGGGATTACGTCGTGGTGATGGTCACCGCGGACCTCGCCGACTATCGCCGGATCTCCAATCGGCTGTTCGTCGACGACAAATCGGTCCAGCGCTACGAGACCCTGCCCACCTACGAACGAGTGAAAGCGCAACTGGCCGTGCCCTTGTCGGCGATCACAAGCACCGACATCGAACCGTAA
- a CDS encoding MalY/PatB family protein has protein sequence MDLVELGDLRRRAGVKWARAGTDVLPGWIADMDFPVPDAVRAVLQRAAIGDLGYPAWDERPELNPLPHSFAARMRERHGFEVDPAQVHVFTELIQVVQIVLQLTTRPGDAVAVHTPTYPPFLETLRVMGRRLVPIQLVETADGWGFDAERMAAQVRASDCRALIMVNPNNPTGHVFDRAELTAIAEIACRHDLVVIADEIHSELTHDPHRHLPIGALGPEIAARTVTLNSASKAFNLAGLRCCVAHVGDRRVREALAAQPPKLYGQVSAPSVLATEAAWQEGDAWLAATRQVLTTNRDLVADALPPWVRYHRPQASYLAWLDCRALELDQDPAAFFLDEAKVMVLSGPDFGPGGSGFARLNFATYGPVLTEMLARMREAVEKRLTR, from the coding sequence ATGGACCTTGTCGAGCTCGGTGACCTGCGGCGACGCGCGGGGGTGAAGTGGGCGCGCGCCGGGACCGATGTGCTGCCTGGCTGGATCGCGGATATGGATTTCCCGGTGCCGGACGCGGTGCGCGCGGTGCTGCAGCGGGCCGCCATCGGGGATCTCGGGTATCCGGCGTGGGACGAGCGACCCGAGCTGAATCCGTTGCCGCACAGCTTCGCCGCGCGCATGCGCGAGCGGCACGGCTTCGAGGTCGATCCGGCGCAGGTGCACGTGTTCACCGAGCTGATCCAGGTGGTGCAGATCGTGCTGCAACTCACCACGCGGCCAGGGGACGCGGTGGCGGTGCACACGCCGACCTATCCGCCGTTCCTGGAGACGTTGCGGGTCATGGGCCGGCGGCTGGTGCCGATCCAGCTGGTCGAGACCGCCGACGGCTGGGGCTTCGACGCCGAGCGGATGGCGGCGCAGGTCCGTGCGTCCGATTGCCGCGCGCTGATCATGGTGAACCCGAACAACCCGACCGGCCATGTCTTCGACCGTGCCGAGCTGACCGCGATCGCGGAGATCGCCTGTCGCCACGATCTGGTGGTAATCGCCGACGAGATCCATTCCGAACTCACCCACGACCCGCACCGGCATCTGCCCATCGGCGCGCTGGGGCCGGAGATCGCCGCTCGCACCGTGACACTCAACTCGGCGAGCAAGGCGTTCAATCTGGCCGGACTACGCTGCTGTGTCGCGCACGTCGGCGACCGACGGGTCCGCGAGGCGCTGGCCGCGCAGCCGCCGAAACTGTACGGCCAGGTCAGTGCGCCGAGCGTGCTGGCGACCGAGGCAGCCTGGCAGGAGGGCGACGCCTGGCTGGCCGCCACCCGGCAGGTCTTGACCACGAACCGCGATCTCGTCGCCGACGCGCTGCCGCCGTGGGTGCGCTACCACCGGCCGCAGGCGAGCTATCTGGCCTGGCTCGACTGTCGCGCACTGGAATTGGATCAGGACCCGGCCGCGTTCTTCCTTGACGAGGCGAAGGTGATGGTGCTCTCCGGTCCCGATTTCGGCCCTGGCGGAAGCGGTTTCGCGCGCTTGAACTTCGCGACCTACGGTCCGGTGCTGACCGAGATGCTGGCCAGGATGCGCGAGGCCGTCGAGAAGCGGCTGACTCGATGA
- a CDS encoding LysE family translocator — MSVGTAVVSFAVVAGLLTLVPGLDTALVLRAAVVRGTRGAFATAAGVGTGLLVWGAAATAGVSVLLTTSQVAYTVLRVAGALYLIWLGLTSLRTAWRRDGAVGWEPDADPGGGLVRAWARGALSNLLNPKVGVFYLAMLPQFLPPHAPHLLMGLSLTMIHIIEGLVWWTVLICVVRAARAWLSRVSVKRAMEAVTGSVLLALGVKLAFDAP, encoded by the coding sequence ATGAGCGTAGGGACGGCGGTGGTCTCGTTCGCGGTCGTCGCGGGCCTGCTCACCCTGGTGCCCGGACTCGACACCGCGCTGGTGCTGCGTGCCGCGGTCGTACGCGGCACCCGCGGCGCGTTCGCGACGGCGGCCGGGGTCGGCACGGGCCTGCTGGTGTGGGGCGCGGCCGCGACCGCCGGAGTGTCGGTGCTGCTGACCACCTCGCAGGTGGCGTACACGGTGTTGCGCGTGGCGGGCGCGCTGTATCTGATCTGGCTCGGGCTCACCAGCTTGCGCACGGCGTGGCGGCGCGACGGCGCCGTCGGATGGGAGCCCGACGCGGACCCCGGTGGTGGTCTCGTGCGGGCATGGGCGCGGGGCGCGCTGTCGAACCTGCTGAATCCGAAAGTGGGCGTGTTCTATCTGGCGATGCTGCCGCAGTTCCTGCCGCCGCACGCGCCGCATCTGCTGATGGGCCTGTCGCTCACCATGATTCACATCATCGAGGGGTTGGTGTGGTGGACGGTGTTGATCTGCGTGGTCCGGGCGGCACGCGCCTGGCTGAGCCGGGTGTCGGTGAAACGCGCGATGGAGGCGGTCACCGGCTCGGTGCTGCTCGCGCTCGGCGTGAAGCTCGCGTTCGACGCGCCGTGA
- a CDS encoding M20/M25/M40 family metallo-hydrolase — MSTSVEGSVPNSGSRAVDEVVDLVSALIRFDTSNTGELATTKGERECAEWVAEQLRAAGYTTEYVESGAPGRGNVFARLAGADSSRGALMMHGHLDVVPAEAADWSVHPFSGAVRDGYVWGRGAIDMKDMVGMMLAVARQFKREGTVPPRDIVFAFLADEENGGKWGSQWLVDNRPDLFDGVTEAVGEVGGFSLTVPRRDGTERRLYLVETAEKGLGWMRLRAKARAGHGSFLHEDNAVTILAEAVARLGKHTFPLVMSDSVAQFLAAVAEETGLEFDPDSPDIEGQLAKLGTISRIIGATLRDTANPTMLQAGYKANVIPQTAEAVVDCRVVPGRQAAFEREVDELIGPDVEREWITKLDSYETTFDGHLVDAMNDAILAHDPQGRTVPYMLSGGTDAKAFARLGIRCFGFAPLQLPPELDFTALFHGVDERVPVQALEFGTRVLEHFLLNS, encoded by the coding sequence GTGTCCACATCTGTCGAAGGATCGGTTCCCAACAGCGGCTCTCGTGCGGTAGACGAGGTGGTGGACCTGGTCAGCGCGCTGATCCGGTTCGATACCTCCAACACCGGCGAGCTGGCCACCACCAAGGGCGAGCGCGAATGCGCCGAATGGGTGGCCGAGCAACTGCGGGCGGCGGGGTATACGACCGAGTACGTGGAGTCGGGCGCGCCCGGCCGCGGCAACGTCTTCGCGCGATTGGCGGGCGCCGATTCGAGCCGGGGCGCGCTGATGATGCACGGACACCTGGACGTGGTGCCCGCCGAGGCCGCGGACTGGAGCGTGCATCCGTTCTCCGGCGCGGTGCGCGACGGCTACGTGTGGGGTCGCGGCGCCATCGACATGAAGGACATGGTCGGCATGATGCTGGCCGTCGCGCGTCAGTTCAAGCGCGAGGGCACGGTACCGCCGCGCGACATCGTCTTCGCCTTCCTCGCCGACGAGGAGAACGGCGGCAAGTGGGGATCGCAATGGCTGGTGGACAATCGGCCGGACCTGTTCGACGGTGTCACCGAGGCGGTCGGCGAGGTCGGCGGCTTCTCGCTCACCGTGCCGCGTCGGGACGGCACCGAGCGCAGGCTGTACCTGGTGGAGACGGCCGAGAAGGGCCTGGGCTGGATGCGGTTGCGCGCCAAGGCCCGTGCCGGTCACGGCTCGTTCCTGCACGAGGACAACGCGGTCACCATCCTGGCCGAGGCGGTGGCCCGGCTCGGCAAACACACCTTCCCGCTGGTGATGTCGGACTCGGTGGCACAGTTCCTGGCCGCCGTCGCCGAGGAGACCGGGCTCGAGTTCGACCCGGACAGCCCTGATATCGAAGGGCAGCTGGCCAAGCTCGGCACCATCTCGCGGATCATCGGCGCGACGCTGCGGGACACCGCTAACCCGACCATGCTGCAGGCCGGATACAAGGCGAACGTGATCCCGCAGACCGCGGAGGCCGTGGTCGACTGCCGGGTGGTGCCGGGGCGGCAGGCGGCCTTCGAACGCGAGGTCGACGAGCTGATCGGCCCGGACGTCGAGCGCGAGTGGATCACCAAACTCGACTCCTACGAAACGACTTTCGACGGTCACCTGGTGGACGCGATGAACGACGCGATCCTCGCCCACGATCCGCAGGGCCGGACCGTGCCCTACATGCTCTCCGGCGGTACCGACGCGAAGGCGTTCGCGCGCTTGGGGATTCGCTGCTTCGGTTTCGCGCCGCTGCAGCTGCCCCCCGAGCTCGACTTCACCGCGCTGTTCCACGGTGTCGACGAGCGGGTTCCGGTGCAGGCGCTCGAATTCGGCACCCGCGTGCTGGAGCATTTCCTCCTGAACAGCTGA
- a CDS encoding YbhB/YbcL family Raf kinase inhibitor-like protein, which translates to MPDYSYNPYDALPQLPSFTLTSSDVTDGQPFGNDQVSGVFGAGGKDISPQLSWSGFPAETKSFAVTVFDPDAPTASGFWHWAVADIAVGVTSLPSGAGSGEEGGALPSGAISLRNDGGFPGFVGAGPPPGHGYHRYFIAVHAVDVESLGIDASATPAYLGFNLFSHAIARAVIVATYEQK; encoded by the coding sequence GTGCCCGACTACTCCTACAACCCCTACGACGCGCTGCCGCAGCTGCCGTCGTTCACGCTGACCTCCTCGGACGTCACCGACGGTCAGCCGTTCGGCAACGATCAGGTCAGCGGCGTGTTCGGCGCGGGCGGCAAAGATATCTCGCCGCAGTTGTCCTGGTCCGGATTCCCCGCCGAGACAAAGAGTTTCGCGGTCACCGTGTTCGACCCGGACGCGCCGACCGCGTCCGGGTTCTGGCACTGGGCGGTGGCCGACATTGCGGTGGGCGTGACGTCGCTGCCCAGCGGCGCCGGCAGCGGCGAGGAGGGCGGCGCGCTGCCGAGCGGGGCGATCTCGCTGCGCAACGACGGCGGCTTCCCCGGATTCGTCGGTGCGGGCCCGCCGCCCGGCCACGGCTACCACCGCTACTTCATCGCGGTGCACGCGGTGGACGTGGAGAGCCTGGGGATCGACGCGAGCGCCACGCCGGCCTACCTCGGGTTCAACCTGTTCTCCCATGCCATCGCGCGCGCGGTGATCGTGGCGACCTACGAGCAGAAGTAA
- a CDS encoding AMP-dependent synthetase/ligase, whose protein sequence is MTTTDIGYSHKSGKTVYTIPEAFQETISMRPDQVALRTVGGTQEITWREYGDRVRTLAAGLARLGVTRGDTVGIMLTNRPEFNLVDTAALHLGATPFSIYNTSSAEQITHLFTNAANKVVVTEQAFLDKVRAAGVQLEHIVLVDGPATGTVTLDQVAADPAADFDFEATWRAVRPEDLATLIYTSGTTGPSKGVEVTHRNVLAQVIGLVAGPLPVGLDDRAVSYLPAAHVADRISAHAMNLLTGIQLTTVADPREVAAALPDARPTSFFGVPRVWQKIKAGIETKLAAETSQVKKTLALWAIDTGIAAARADLAGRSRGPVLAVQHRLAETLVLAKLRHAMGLDALAIAASGAAPIPPETLEYFLGLGFTVSEVWGMSETTGVGTFTELDKPRPGSVGRPLDGIELRLDADGEILVRGPMVTSGYRGMPEQTAEAIDADGWLHTGDVGTLDPDGYVRIIDRKKELIINEAGKNIAPSNVENAVKAASSLVGQVVAIGDARPYIGALIVLDPDVATLRAKDLGATDADLPTLARRQEIVDEVRAAVLQGNVKLSRVEQVKRFTIVGAAWEPGGEELTPKMSLKRGPIAAKYAAEIAALYAQTPPEHVVTVK, encoded by the coding sequence ATGACGACAACAGACATCGGCTATTCGCACAAATCGGGCAAAACGGTCTACACCATCCCGGAAGCGTTCCAAGAGACCATCAGCATGCGGCCCGATCAGGTCGCGCTGCGCACCGTCGGCGGAACGCAGGAGATCACCTGGCGCGAATACGGCGACCGGGTGCGCACCCTCGCGGCGGGCCTGGCCCGGCTCGGCGTCACCCGCGGCGACACTGTCGGCATCATGCTCACCAACCGGCCCGAATTCAACCTCGTCGACACCGCGGCCCTGCACCTGGGCGCCACCCCGTTCTCGATCTACAACACCAGCTCCGCCGAGCAGATCACCCACCTGTTCACCAACGCCGCGAACAAGGTGGTGGTGACCGAGCAGGCCTTCCTGGACAAGGTGCGCGCGGCCGGGGTCCAACTCGAGCACATCGTCCTCGTCGACGGACCGGCGACCGGCACGGTCACGCTGGACCAGGTGGCGGCCGACCCGGCCGCGGACTTCGATTTCGAGGCCACCTGGCGCGCGGTGCGGCCCGAGGACCTCGCCACGCTCATCTACACCTCCGGCACCACCGGCCCGTCCAAGGGCGTCGAGGTCACCCACCGCAACGTGCTCGCCCAGGTGATCGGGCTGGTGGCCGGACCGCTGCCGGTCGGGCTCGACGACCGCGCGGTGTCCTACCTGCCCGCCGCGCACGTCGCCGACCGGATCTCCGCGCACGCGATGAACCTGCTCACCGGCATCCAGCTCACCACGGTCGCCGACCCGCGCGAGGTCGCCGCCGCGCTGCCCGACGCCCGGCCGACCAGCTTCTTCGGCGTGCCTCGGGTGTGGCAGAAGATCAAGGCCGGCATCGAGACCAAGCTCGCCGCCGAGACCAGCCAGGTCAAGAAGACCTTGGCGCTGTGGGCCATCGACACCGGAATCGCCGCCGCCCGAGCCGATCTCGCGGGCCGCAGCCGCGGGCCGGTGCTCGCGGTGCAGCATCGGCTGGCCGAGACGCTGGTGCTGGCCAAGCTGCGGCACGCGATGGGCCTCGACGCGCTCGCCATCGCCGCATCGGGCGCCGCGCCGATCCCGCCCGAGACCCTCGAATACTTCCTCGGCCTCGGCTTCACGGTGAGCGAGGTGTGGGGCATGTCCGAGACCACCGGCGTCGGCACCTTCACCGAATTGGACAAGCCACGGCCCGGTTCGGTCGGCCGCCCGCTCGACGGCATCGAACTGCGGCTCGACGCCGACGGCGAGATCCTGGTGCGCGGGCCCATGGTCACCAGCGGTTACCGCGGCATGCCGGAGCAGACCGCCGAGGCCATCGACGCCGACGGCTGGCTGCACACCGGCGATGTCGGCACCCTCGACCCCGACGGCTACGTGCGCATCATCGATCGCAAGAAAGAACTGATCATCAACGAGGCGGGCAAGAACATCGCGCCGAGCAACGTCGAGAACGCCGTCAAGGCCGCCTCCTCGCTCGTCGGTCAGGTCGTCGCGATCGGCGATGCGCGGCCCTACATCGGCGCGCTGATCGTGCTCGATCCCGACGTGGCCACTCTGCGCGCCAAGGATCTCGGTGCCACCGACGCCGACCTGCCGACGCTGGCACGCCGGCAGGAGATCGTCGACGAGGTGCGTGCGGCGGTGCTGCAGGGCAACGTCAAGCTCTCCCGGGTCGAGCAGGTCAAACGCTTCACCATCGTCGGTGCGGCGTGGGAGCCCGGCGGCGAGGAGCTGACCCCGAAGATGTCGCTCAAACGCGGCCCGATCGCGGCCAAGTACGCCGCCGAGATCGCCGCGCTCTACGCCCAGACGCCGCCCGAGCACGTCGTCACCGTCAAGTAG
- a CDS encoding GTP cyclohydrolase yields MTVIDSAAAETGHRLLRNGRDLHVRVHELPGDRDGGHVLVFGEIADGCLVRIHSRCLYGDALRADHCRCGTTLDHAMDQIQAAGRGVLIYLEQEGRGAGLVGKARGLRAAQCAESGTPCNPAIDARSYRHAVAALDRLGLRSIRLITDNPDKVAAVRAGGIRVVVRSPGVPGRGGRLTAWRARWLRVYRRFEAR; encoded by the coding sequence TTGACCGTCATCGACTCGGCCGCGGCCGAAACCGGACATCGGTTGCTGCGCAATGGGCGCGACCTGCACGTCCGGGTGCACGAACTGCCCGGTGACCGCGACGGCGGGCACGTCCTGGTGTTCGGCGAGATCGCCGACGGCTGCCTGGTCCGGATCCATTCGCGCTGCCTCTACGGTGACGCGTTGCGCGCCGACCACTGCCGCTGCGGTACCACGCTCGACCACGCCATGGATCAGATACAGGCGGCCGGCCGGGGCGTGTTGATCTATCTGGAACAGGAGGGCCGCGGGGCGGGCCTGGTCGGTAAGGCTCGCGGGCTACGGGCCGCGCAGTGCGCGGAATCAGGCACGCCGTGCAACCCCGCCATCGATGCACGGTCCTATCGGCACGCGGTCGCGGCGCTGGACCGCCTCGGGCTGCGCTCGATCCGCCTGATCACCGACAACCCCGACAAGGTCGCCGCCGTGCGCGCGGGTGGCATCCGGGTCGTCGTGCGCAGCCCGGGTGTGCCGGGTCGCGGCGGCCGGCTCACCGCGTGGCGTGCGCGCTGGCTCCGGGTGTACCGCCGATTCGAGGCACGGTAG